agacaaaaacaaaaatgaaaaaaaaaaggcttagtTTGGTTTCAAGGTGtaatagaaaacaaacaaaactccatCACGCATCAGTATTTTAAGTGAGCCACCCTAGAGAGCATGACATTATAGAACCAGAATTTACGGAATGTATGGGTTGAAAATATTAACGAAAACAACGAATTTTGTTACTAAAAATGAGTCTGATCGTCCCGTGATGATCTCAGTGACACATGGCAGGGGAGCCCCCTAGTGGacacaaactgaaaatactAGCTGGAAGCAGAGAGACTTATTGACTCCATTTCTTAAAATCTTTTCACAATAGCACGAGTTCTTTCGTGACCATTCCGGGACAAAACTacattatttttactgtaaacatTAAAAGACAGCAGGTCACAGTTGTTCTTGATGCTTTATTAAATACAACTTTGAAATAAGCTGTATAACCATGCTGAGGCACTCCATCcacagctgtggctcaggaggcaaATTATCTACAGATTCAGTCCCAGCTCTTACATTATGCTTGTCAGATGGTCTTTGGCCaaaagtacagtggggcaaaaaagtatttagtcagccaccgattgtgcaagttcccccacctaaaatgatgacagaggtcagtaatttgcaccagaggtacacttcaactgtgagagacagaatgtgaaaaaaaaaaatccatgaatccacatggtaggatttgtatagaatttattcgtaaatcagggtggaaaataagtatttggtcaataacaaaaatacaactcaatactttgtaacataacctttgttggcaataacagaggtcaaacgtttactataggtctttaccaggtttgcacacacagtagctggtattttggcccattcctccatgcagatcttctcgagagcagtgatgttttggggctgtcgccgagcaacacggactttcaactcccgccacagattttctatggggttgaggtctggagactggctaggccactccaggactttcaaatgcttcttacggagccactcctttgttgcccgggcggtgtgttttggatcattgtcatgttggaagacccagcctcgtttcatcttcaaagttctcactgatggaaggaggttttggctcaaaatctcacgatacatggccccattcattctgtccttaacacggatcagtcgtcctgtccccttggcagaaaaacagccccatagcatgatgtttccacccccatgcttcacagtaggtatggtgttcatgggatgcaactcagtattcttcttcctccaaacacgacgagttgagtttataccaaaaagttctactttggtttcatctgaccacatgacattctcccaatcctctgctgtatcatccatgtgctctctggcaaacttcagacgggcctggacatgcactggcttcagcagcggaacacgtctggcactgcgggatttgattccctgccgttgtagtgtgttactgatggtgacctttgttactttggtcccagctctctgcaggtcattcaccaggtccccccgtgtggttctgggatctttgctcaccgttctcatgatcattttgaccccacgggatgagatcttgcgtggagccccagatggagggagattatcagtggtcttgtatgtcttccattttctgatgattgctcccacagttgattttttcacaccaagctgcttgcctattgtagattcactcttcccagtctggtgcaggtctacaatacttttcctggtgtccttcgaaagctctttggtcttggccatggcggagtttggagtctgactgtttgaggctgtggacaggtgtcttttatacagatgatgagttcaaacaggtgccattcatacaggtaacgagtgggggacagaaaagcttcttacagaagacgttacaggtctgtgagagccagagattttccttgtttgaggtgaccaaatacttatcttccaccctgatttacaaataaattctttacaaatcctaccatgtggattcatggattttttttttcacattctgtctctcacagttgaagtgtacctctggtgcaaattactgacctctgtcatcattttaagtggaggaacttgcacaatcggtggctgactaaatacttttttgccccactgtataactGAATTCCAAATTGCTTGCAGGCCCACTGAAGGCAGCATGTAGTAAAAAGTTGGTTGCTTATTGAGTAGAAAAGCTCTACAGACTGTGTCAGAGAATCCTAAATAAAAGTGTGAATTTCACAACAGGAAAGAACAAAACATCATGGTCAAGACAGGTCAGCAAACctttaacatgtttttcatatttGGCACATGCAGTTTTAATCTGTGacttattgaaattaaagtCAATTCCACTTATTTaggactcacacacactccctcAAAACAAATATCTAACCAATCCAGTTACCACAGACCCACAAGTCACACTTacattacaaataaatgaaacaggaaCTTTTCATAAATGACAAATTCTTCTACCAGCTCCCTGTGCAGCCTGGACACAGCTGGAGGTGTATGAAGTCGATGAGAGCGCCTCACTCAAACGTCAGTGTGAAGACAGGTTACTGAGTAAAATAACTGagcctgaaacacaaaaactgttaAATACACACTGGACAAATTCCAGAGTGAGAGTCTTtgatgataatttatttttcaatttcaaGTAACGACGTTTTAGAAAAGCTCAGTAAAACTCTCATAATTCTGCAGACAGTAAAATATTTACAGGAAACAGAATGCCACAGAAAGAAAGTTCAGGTAAGACAGAAAacattaagtttaaaaaaaaaaaaaagataacaaatATAGCTAAGTGGCTCAAAATATTTGCAAACCAAAATACTGTTCCACCAAGTGGTtttaaagtcagagatagaagcAGATTTTCATACATCAGCTACACCCTCGTGTTTATCTTGTACAGTCTCCATCAGACGTGCGGTCGTACATAGAGACCAGTCACTGGCTGGGCTCTTCACTGTTTAAGGTTGTTGGCTTCTTGGTCGAGTACTCGACCACCCAGGGGTGGGACAGGACTCCCTGGATGGGCAGTCTGTGCATAGGGTTGTGCTTCAGCAGCCTGGCAACCAAGTCTTTAGCTCCAGCACTGATAGTGGCCTGTGGTGGGTAAGAGTACTCCACCTGGAGGTCAAAGACAGAAAATGGGAATAAATAttcaacttttgagagaagccgTAGAGCATTTCTGTACTGTGGTGGTGTCATACCCTTGAAATCCTGCGGTAGGTCTCCTCGTGGGTTTTTGCTTCAAATGGGGGTTTTCCAACCAGGAACTCGTAGCAAAGGACCCCGAGACTCCACAGGTCCACTTTCTCGTCATGAGTTTTCCCCTCAATCATCTCTGGAGGTAAGTAGTCCAGTGTCCCACACAGAGTGGACCTcctgaagaaaagagaaaaaaaaatgtttgttctcTTTAATGATATACAATTTCTTACCTGTGTAGGCTAAATCATTTCCATAGTTTCACCTTCGACATGATTAAAAGCGAAAAAGTTGCATGAACATACCTGGAGGACGGGGTGTGAACAGACCAGCCGAAATCCGCGATCTTGAGCTCCCCATTGGCCCCCAGTAACAGGTTCTCTGGTTTGATGTCCCTGTGGATCACCTTTTTGGTGTGGCAATAGTTGAGGGCATCTGCTAACTCCATGATGTACTAGAACAACACATTAAGCACACAAGTATTAAGCACACAACACGCATCACAGAAGAGATGCTTTAAGTGAACGTAAAACATCCTGGAAACAGGATTCTCTACAAATAAAGGGTAAAACTAGGGAAGCTCCTTAGATTATAGAACAACAAGAGTGCCGAAAAGGTCTTAACTCTGCACTCTTACCGTGGCGCTTATGTTCTCGGGAAAATGCCCACAGCGCTGGAGCTCGCTGTACAGCTCTCCCCTGGGTGCAAACTCCAGGATGAGGTACACACGAGAGGCATCGTGGAAGTAGCCATAGAGTCGCAGGATGTTCGGATGCCTGTAGGAAAATCAGGACCATTAGATATTTTGACAATCATCATTTCCAATATGTATGGACTCCCCAAACTAAACTGCTATTCATTACTATGGTAAGGGGTAATTTTACTGAAGGGAATGTGTAGTTGGCATATTTTAGTGCcatttttctgtaaatgaaTCCATGtggtcatattaaaaaaaaaagttgggcaTATGGAAGTCCACAGAGTCTCACACTCGCCGTCTGATGATCAGATTTGTTGAGATTCAGAAACCATAGCGTGCCTGTGACGTTCTCCATATCTGAAGTAAAATCCAA
This DNA window, taken from Astatotilapia calliptera chromosome 5, fAstCal1.2, whole genome shotgun sequence, encodes the following:
- the aurka gene encoding aurora kinase A isoform X2, with protein sequence MDSTAMHKMPKGTKLQRPEIKSTSDGPKRIPVLQQSQPIQKAVVTPTPHQRVLGVSNGPQRVQRPMSHQKPVSNLPATVKSTHPADQNVNPATQNVNAATQLKPSTQQKQLKTQAPKPNLTKPQLEPQKPEKPQDKPAKNDHAQTSTSKTRWSLENFDIGRPLGKGKFGNVYLARERQTKFILALKVLFKKQLEKAGVEHQLRREVEIQSHLRHPNILRLYGYFHDASRVYLILEFAPRGELYSELQRCGHFPENISATYIMELADALNYCHTKKVIHRDIKPENLLLGANGELKIADFGWSVHTPSSRRSTLCGTLDYLPPEMIEGKTHDEKVDLWSLGVLCYEFLVGKPPFEAKTHEETYRRISRVEYSYPPQATISAGAKDLVARLLKHNPMHRLPIQGVLSHPWVVEYSTKKPTTLNSEEPSQ